The Delphinus delphis chromosome 2, mDelDel1.2, whole genome shotgun sequence genome contains a region encoding:
- the LOC132419826 gene encoding LOW QUALITY PROTEIN: adenylyltransferase and sulfurtransferase MOCS3-like (The sequence of the model RefSeq protein was modified relative to this genomic sequence to represent the inferred CDS: inserted 1 base in 1 codon): MAAREEVLTLEAEVAQREEELSSLKQRLAAALLAEQESERLVPVSPLPPKAALSRDEILRYSQQLVLPELGVQAQLRLATASMLVVGCGGLGCPLAQYLSAAGVGRLGLVDYDVVEVSNLARQVLHGEALADQAKXFSAAATLRHLNSAVECVPYAQALTSATALDLVGRYDVVADCSDNVPTRYLVNDACVLTGRPLVSASALRFEGQLTVYHYGGGPCYRCMFPQPPLAETVTSCADGGVLGMVTGVLGCLQALEVLKIAAGLGPSYSGSLLLFDALGGHFRCIRLRRRRPDCAACGERPTVTDLQDYESFCGSSATDKCRSLQLLSPEERISVVDYKRLLDSGSPHVLLDVRPPVEVDLCRLPHSLHIPLKHLERRSAESLKLLGEAIREGKQGTQEGASLPIYVICKLGNDSQKAVKILRSWTDLDSLTVRDVVGGLMAWAAKIDGTFPQY; the protein is encoded by the exons ATGGCGGCCAGGGAGGAGGTGCTCACTTTGGAGGCTGAAGTTGCCCAGCGTGAGGAGGAGCTGAGTTCCCTGAAGCAGAGGCTGGCGGCGGCTCTTCTGGCCGAGCAGGAGTCAGAGCGGTTGGTTCCAGTGTCTCCCCTGCCGCCGAAGGCCGCCCTGTCGCGAGATGAGATTCTGCGCTACAGCCAGCAGCTCGTGCTGCCTGAGCTGGGCGTGCAGGCACAGCTGCGCCTGGCGACCGCGTCCATGCTGGTCGTGGGCTGCGGGGGGCTCGGCTGCCCACTGGCGCAGTACCTGTCAGCGGCCGGCGTCGGCCGCCTGGGCCTTGTGGACTACGATGTAGTAGAAGTGAGCAACCTGGCCCGCCAGGTGCTGCACGGCGAGGCACTGGCCGACCAGGCCA TCTTTTCGGCCGCCGCCACACTGCGCCATCTCAATTCGGCGGTGGAGTGCGTGCCCTACGCCCAGGCGCTTACGTCAGCCACGGCGCTAGACCTGGTCGGCCGCTATGACGTGGTGGCTGATTGCTCCGACAACGTGCCCACTCGCTACCTGGTTAACGACGCCTGTGTGCTAACCGGCCGGCCCCTCGTGTCGGCCAGCGCCCTGCGCTTCGAGGGCCAACTCACAGTCTACCACTACGGCGGTGGGCCTTGCTATCGCTGCATGTTTCCGCAACCACCTCTGGCGGAGACGGTGACCAGCTGCGCGGATGGCGGGGTGCTTGGTATGGTTACCGGGGTCCTGGGCTGCCTGCAGGCGCTGGAAGTGTTGAAGATCGCTGCAGGTCTGGGCCCCTCTTACAGTGGCAGCCTGTTGCTCTTTGATGCCCTCGGAGGTCATTTCCGCTGTATTCGGCTGCGGAGGCGCAGGCCCGACTGTGCAGCTTGCGGGGAGCGGCCCACTGTGACTGATCTGCAGGACTACGAAAGCTTCTGTGGCTCCTCAGCCACCGATAAGTGCCGCTCCCTACAGTTGCTGAGCCCGGAGGAGCGAATTTCTGTCGTCGACTATAAGCGACTTCTGGATTCCGGGTCACCCCACGTGTTGCTGGACGTCAGGCCTCCAGTGGAGGTGGACCTGTGTCGGTTGCCTCACTCCCTACACATCCCTTTGAAACATTTGGAACGGAGGAGTGCGGAGAGCTTGAAACTCTTGGGAGAAGCAATCCGGGAAGGGAAGCAGGGCACACAGGAAGGGGCATCTCTCCCCATTTATGTGATCTGCAAACTGGGCAATGACTCCCAGAAAGCCGTGAAGATCCTGCGGTCCTGGACAGACTTAGACTCTTTAACAGTTCGGGATGTTGTGGGAGGCCTCATGGCCTGGGCTGCCAAAATCGATGGAACGTTTCCGCAATACTGA